The nucleotide window GCTGCAACGCCTCCCACCTGAAGGCGAACTGCCAATTGACCCTCAGCGACTTCTCCCCGGCCATGCTGGAGGTCAGCCGCGGCCTCAACCCGGACTGCGAGCACCTGCCGGGGGACATGCGCACCCTGCGCCTGGGCCGGACCTTCGACGCCGTGCTCCTCCACGACGCCGCCAGCTACCTGACGACGCGCGCCGACCTGCTGGCCGCCGCGCGCACGGCCTTCGCCCACTGCCGGCCGGGCGGCGCCGCCCTCTTCTGCCCGGACCACACGCGCGAGTCCTTCACGCCTGGCACGAGCCAGGGCGGCCATGACGAGGCGGATGGCCGGCGCGGCCTTCGCTACCTGGAATGGACTTGGGATACCGACTCGGCCGACACGAGCTACGTCTGCGACTTCGCCCTGCTGCTGCGCGAGGCGGAGGGCCGTGTGCGCTGCGTCCACGACCGCCACCTGATGGGTTGTTTTCCCCGCCGGGTCTGGCTGGAGACCCTGGCCGAGGCGGGCTTCCTGGCGCGCGCCCTGCCCTTCGTCCACAGCGAGGCGGCGCCCGGCGGCGAGGTGTTCCTGGCGCTGCGCCCGTCCTGAGCCCGGGCATCGCTCTTGAAGGAGGATACATGGCCCTGAGCTGCTTCGACGACAAGACCTGTCCGCCGACCGAGGCGGAGCTGACCCGGGTCTTGGGCAAGGCCGCCCCTGCCTGGACAGCCCTGGTGAGGCGGGTGGAGAGCGGGCATGCGCCCCTGGCCCGCGAGTGGGCCTTTCCGGGCAAGGCCTACGGCTGGTCCTTCCGCCTGCGCCAGCCCCGGCGTGTTTTCCTTTACCTGACGCCCGGCCGGGGGCACTTCGTCGCGGCGGTGGTGCTGGGGGAGAAGGCAGCGTCCGCCGCCCTGGCGGATCCGGACCTGCCCGAGGCGGTCAAGACAGA belongs to bacterium and includes:
- a CDS encoding DUF3788 family protein, producing MALSCFDDKTCPPTEAELTRVLGKAAPAWTALVRRVESGHAPLAREWAFPGKAYGWSFRLRQPRRVFLYLTPGRGHFVAAVVLGEKAASAALADPDLPEAVKTDLAAARVYAEGRGIRLTVRCGKDTMPVEILLGHKGRT
- a CDS encoding class I SAM-dependent methyltransferase, whose amino-acid sequence is MTTADRPSGPEGGGTPPCAEDRPRLYHDLAPWFHLLTAPADYAEEAAWYWRLLVEACGGTPRTLLELGCGGGCNASHLKANCQLTLSDFSPAMLEVSRGLNPDCEHLPGDMRTLRLGRTFDAVLLHDAASYLTTRADLLAAARTAFAHCRPGGAALFCPDHTRESFTPGTSQGGHDEADGRRGLRYLEWTWDTDSADTSYVCDFALLLREAEGRVRCVHDRHLMGCFPRRVWLETLAEAGFLARALPFVHSEAAPGGEVFLALRPS